A DNA window from Streptococcus mutans contains the following coding sequences:
- the treP gene encoding PTS system trehalose-specific EIIBC component, with protein sequence MGKFEKDAKVLLDAIGGKENVSAVTHCATRMRFVLNDESKADVKTIEAIPAVKGTFTNAGQFQIIIGNDVPLFYNDFTAVSGIEGVSKETAKSAAKSHQNPIQRVMTLLAEIFTPIIPAIIVGGLILGFRNVIDQVQWGFLDGQTIAQHSQFWSGISSFLWLPGEAIFQFLPVGIVWSVSRKMGTSQILGIVLGICLVSPQLLNAYNVASTPAAEIAKKWVWDFGFFTVRRIGYQGQVIPALLAGLSLSYLEIFWRKKIPEVVSMIFVPFLSLIPALILAHTVLGPIGWTIGQWISTIVYAGLTGPVKWLFGAIFGALYAPFVITGLHHMTNAIDTQLVADTGGTGLWPMIALSNIAQGSAVFAYYLMNRHEEREAQVSLPATISAYLGVTEPALFGVNIKYVYPLVAGMIGSSIAGFLSVTFNVTANAIGIGGLPGILSIKVKYMLPFFIIMLVAIAVPMVLTVFFRRINFLTKSEDEAHQEKTETAEISASEKTNEPAVGTTFEIKSPLKGQVKPLSEAVDPVFAQGVMGQGVLIDPSEGLLTSPVNGVVSVLFPTKHAIGLVTDQGLELLIHIGMDTVNLEGKGFETYVKQGDTIKVGDKLIRFDIDAIHQADYTTETPVIVTNQNDYQPDVVGNLPREIERGEVLLTASKI encoded by the coding sequence ATGGGAAAATTTGAAAAAGATGCCAAGGTATTACTAGATGCTATTGGCGGCAAAGAAAATGTTTCTGCTGTTACACATTGTGCAACACGTATGCGCTTTGTTTTAAATGATGAAAGTAAAGCCGATGTTAAGACAATTGAAGCTATTCCGGCTGTAAAGGGAACTTTTACCAATGCGGGGCAATTCCAAATTATTATTGGGAATGATGTTCCTTTGTTTTATAATGATTTTACAGCTGTTTCAGGTATTGAAGGGGTCTCTAAGGAAACCGCTAAGTCGGCTGCTAAAAGCCATCAGAATCCTATTCAGCGTGTGATGACTCTGTTAGCAGAAATTTTCACCCCTATTATCCCAGCTATCATTGTTGGGGGGCTGATTCTTGGATTTCGTAATGTCATTGATCAGGTTCAATGGGGATTTCTAGATGGACAAACAATCGCACAGCATTCACAATTTTGGAGTGGTATCAGTTCATTTCTATGGCTGCCGGGCGAAGCCATCTTCCAATTTTTACCTGTAGGTATTGTTTGGTCTGTCAGCCGTAAGATGGGAACGAGTCAAATTTTAGGTATTGTACTTGGAATTTGTTTGGTTTCACCGCAGCTGCTGAATGCCTATAATGTAGCTAGTACACCCGCAGCTGAAATCGCTAAAAAATGGGTTTGGGATTTTGGTTTCTTTACGGTGAGACGTATTGGTTATCAAGGGCAAGTTATCCCAGCTTTACTAGCTGGACTTTCTCTTTCGTATCTTGAGATCTTTTGGCGCAAGAAAATTCCAGAAGTGGTTTCCATGATTTTTGTTCCCTTTTTATCTCTTATCCCAGCATTGATTTTAGCCCATACTGTTCTGGGGCCAATTGGCTGGACTATTGGACAATGGATTTCAACAATTGTATATGCAGGTCTAACCGGTCCTGTTAAGTGGCTTTTTGGAGCTATCTTTGGAGCTCTCTATGCGCCATTTGTTATCACTGGTCTACATCATATGACTAATGCTATTGATACGCAATTAGTAGCAGATACAGGAGGTACAGGACTATGGCCAATGATTGCTCTTTCTAATATTGCTCAAGGATCAGCAGTATTTGCTTATTATCTTATGAACCGTCATGAAGAACGTGAAGCACAAGTTTCACTTCCAGCCACTATCTCAGCTTATCTTGGTGTGACAGAACCAGCACTTTTTGGGGTGAATATCAAATATGTTTATCCTCTTGTAGCTGGAATGATTGGCTCTTCTATTGCAGGCTTCCTTTCAGTCACATTTAACGTAACAGCTAATGCTATTGGTATTGGTGGTCTTCCAGGAATTTTGTCTATCAAAGTTAAATATATGCTTCCATTTTTCATCATTATGTTAGTGGCTATCGCAGTTCCTATGGTTTTAACAGTTTTCTTCCGTAGGATTAACTTTCTCACTAAATCTGAAGATGAAGCTCATCAAGAAAAAACAGAAACTGCTGAAATATCAGCATCAGAAAAGACTAATGAACCTGCTGTAGGAACAACGTTTGAGATTAAAAGTCCTTTAAAGGGTCAAGTCAAACCTTTGTCTGAAGCGGTTGATCCTGTTTTTGCCCAAGGTGTCATGGGACAAGGTGTTTTGATTGATCCAAGTGAAGGTCTCTTAACGTCTCCTGTTAATGGTGTGGTTTCTGTTCTCTTTCCAACAAAACATGCTATTGGTCTTGTAACAGATCAAGGACTTGAATTATTGATCCATATTGGTATGGACACGGTCAATCTGGAAGGAAAAGGTTTTGAAACATATGTCAAACAAGGAGATACGATCAAGGTCGGAGACAAATTGATTCGTTTTGATATTGATGCTATCCATCAGGCAGATTATACTACAGAGACACCTGTTATTGTCACCAATCAAAATGACTACCAGCCTGATGTCGTTGGAAACCTTCCTCGTGAAATTGAACGCGGTGAGGTCCTCTTAACAGCAAGCAAAATATAG
- the treR gene encoding trehalose operon repressor has protein sequence MKKYEIIFKKLEEDILKGHYQMGDYLPPEMELSQIYASSRDTVRKALQLLTKAGFIKTVQGRGSQIIKRERINFPVSQLTSYQELVKQLQMNVKTNVIAIDKLIVDEKLTKLTGFENKGLVWRITRQRVIDGVASILDTDYLDKALIPHMTREIAEHSIYDYLENQLKLDIAYAQKIITIDQVSQKDKILLDLDSENHVVSVKSKVYLSNQQQFQFTESRHKLEKFRFVDFARRHRD, from the coding sequence ATGAAAAAATATGAAATTATTTTTAAAAAACTAGAAGAAGATATTCTCAAAGGACACTATCAAATGGGTGACTATCTTCCCCCTGAAATGGAACTTAGCCAGATCTATGCCAGCAGCCGAGATACTGTTAGAAAGGCTTTACAGCTCTTGACTAAGGCAGGTTTTATTAAAACAGTACAGGGAAGAGGATCCCAAATTATCAAGCGTGAGCGCATTAACTTTCCTGTTTCTCAACTAACCAGCTATCAAGAATTGGTTAAACAATTGCAGATGAATGTCAAGACAAATGTTATTGCTATTGATAAACTGATTGTTGATGAGAAACTCACCAAACTAACCGGTTTTGAAAATAAAGGTCTTGTCTGGCGCATTACAAGACAGCGCGTAATAGACGGCGTTGCTTCCATTTTAGATACGGATTATTTGGATAAAGCATTGATTCCTCATATGACCAGAGAAATCGCTGAACATTCTATCTATGATTATCTTGAAAATCAACTTAAGCTGGACATTGCCTATGCTCAAAAGATTATTACCATAGATCAAGTATCGCAAAAAGATAAAATTTTGCTTGATTTGGATTCTGAAAATCATGTCGTTTCGGTTAAATCTAAAGTTTATCTCAGTAATCAGCAGCAATTTCAATTCACTGAAAGCCGGCACAAACTGGAAAAGTTCCGTTTTGTTGACTTTGCCAGACGGCATCGTGATTAA